From a region of the Lactuca sativa cultivar Salinas chromosome 4, Lsat_Salinas_v11, whole genome shotgun sequence genome:
- the LOC111888794 gene encoding uncharacterized protein LOC111888794: MNFELYIVNCLPPPVELWRECNTGGPNDGEVEVEFPEYVVRSIGDHIHLIVSTIYPSFENHLDDPSYFQDKAILVPTNEEFDATNDYILGLMKDEGKTYLSSNSLCEIELPDFFEESIYSSVVLNDFKASRISNHKLTLKIGVPVMLLRNIEQTKGLCNGTRLHIVRIGRHVIEACIIYARFFNETTYIPCMKLTQFNKRISFRF; the protein is encoded by the exons ATGAACTTTGAATT GTATATTGTAAATTGTTTACCTCCACCTGTTGAATTATGGCGTGAAT GTAATACTGGTGGCCCTAATGATGGTGAAGTTGAAGTGGAATTTCCAGAATACGTTGTTCGCTCTATAGGTGACCATATTCATTTAATTGTATCCACCATTTATCCATCATTTGAAAACCATCTTgatgatccatcatattttcaagATAAAGCTATTTTGGTACCTACAAATGAAGAATTCGATGCTACCAATGACTACATTTTAGGATTGATGAAAGATGAAGGGAAAACATATCTGAGTTCAAACTCTTTATGTGAGATAGAGTTACCAGATTTTTTTGAGGAATCAATCTACTCTTCAGTTGTGTTGAATGATTTTAAGGCGTCTAGAATTTCCAACCATAAACTTACACTAAAAATAGGTGTTCCAGTCATGTTACTTCGTAATATCGAACAAACCAAAGGACTATGCAATGGTACTAGGTTACATATTGTTAGGATTGGAAGACACGTTATTGAAGCCTGCATCATATATGCTAGATTTTTCAACGAGACTACTTATATACCTTGCATGAAGTTAACTCAGTTTAATAAAAGAATCTCATTCCGTTTTTAG
- the LOC111888787 gene encoding auxin efflux carrier component 4 yields the protein MISGHDFYTVMAAMVPLYVAMILAYGSVRWWKIFSPDQCSGINRFVAIFAVPLLSFHFISLNNPYEMNFRFIAADTLQKIIMLVVLGLWAKFSKNGSLEWMITIFSLSTLPNTLVMGIPLLIAMYGDYSGSLMVQVVVLQCIIWYTLLLFLFEYRGAKILIMEQFPETAASIVSFKVESDVVSLDGHDFLETDAEIGDDGKLHVTVRKSNVSRRSLPGMTPRPSNLTGAEIYSLSSSRNQTPRGSNFNNSDFYSMMGFPGGRLSNFGPADMYSVQSSRGPTPRPSNFEESTAPGPLNSPRFGSYPAPGVQSTSSYPAPNPEITSTVTKPAKGLQPPVTVVQQNGSSQNKTKNDDKELHMFVWSSSASPVSEGGGGGLHVFGGTDFGATTDQSGRPDNDGAKEIRMVVSSDHPESKGTGDFRRDEFSFGGGRDGEDERDKDGSTGLKQGSSSTSELHHKEAPVLEGNAGKLMPPASVMTRLILIMVWRKLIRNPNTYSSLIGLIWSLVSFRWHVAMPKIIEKSISILSDAGLGMAMFSLGIFMALQPKIIACGNSVATFSMAVRFLTGPAVMAAASIIVGLRGTLLHVAIVQAALPQGIVPFVFAKEYNVHPAILSTAVIFGMLIALPITLVYYILLGL from the exons ATGATTAGTGGGCATGACTTCTACACCGTCATGGCGGCGATGGTGCCGTTATACGTCGCTATGATTCTGGCTTACGGCAGTGTACGGTGGTGGAAGATATTTTCACCTGATCAATGCTCCGGCATCAACAGATTCGTGGCTATCTTCGCCGTTCCGTTACTGTCGTTTCACTTCATTTCTTTGAACAATCCATACGAGATGAATTTCCGGTTCATCGCCGCTGACACACTCCAGAAAATCATTATGCTGGTGGTGCTCGGACTCTGGGCTAAGTTCTCGAAGAACGGGAGTTTGGAATGGATGATTACGATTTTTTCACTCTCCACGCTACCTAATACTTTGGTGATGGGGATTCCATTGCTAATTGCGATGTACGGCGATTATTCGGGGTCGTTGATGGTTCAGGTGGTGGTGCTGCAGTGCATCATATGGTACACTCTGCTGCTTTTCTTGTTCGAATACAGAGGCGCCAAGATTCTGATCATGGAACAGTTCCCGGAAACTGCCGCGTCTATTGTGTCATTCAAGGTTGAGTCCGATGTTGTGTCACTTGATGGTCATGATTTTTTGGAAACCGATGCTGAGATCGGAGACGATGGGAAGCTTCATGTGACAGTGAGGAAATCGAACGTTTCAAGAAGGTCACTCCCCGGAATGACTCCCCGGCCATCGAATTTGACAGGGGCGGAGATCTACAGTTTGAGTTCATCGAGAAACCAGACTCCAAGAGGTTCGAATTTTAACAACTCTGATTTTTACTCTATGATGGGATTTCCCGGTGGCCGGTTATCGAATTTCGGTCCGGCGGATATGTATTCCGTTCAGTCATCGAGAGGCCCGACACCCCGACCATCGAATTTTGAAGAGAGCACAGCTCCGGGACCTTTAAATTCTCCGAGGTTTGGATCTTATCCGGCACCGGGAGTTCAGTCGACGTCGTCTTACCCTGCTCCAAACCCAGAGATCACATCAACGGTTACAAAACCAGCAAAAGGCCTACAGCCACCGGTTACGGTGGTGCAACAAAATGGCAGCtcacaaaacaaaacaaagaaTGACGACAAAGAACTTCACATGTTCGTCTGGAGCTCCAGTGCTTCGCCGGTTTCGGAAGGTGGTGGGGGTGGGCTCCACGTGTTTGGCGGTACTGATTTTGGAGCGACAACAGATCAATCAGGTCGACCCGATAACGACGGTGCTAAAGAAATCCGTATGGTGGTCTCCTCCGATCATCCCGAATCAAAAG GGACCGGAGATTTCCGACGGGATGAATTCAGTTTCGGTGGTGGGAGAGATGGAGAGGATGAGAGGGACAAAGATGGCTCGACTGGGTTAAAACAGGGATCAAGCTCTACGTCGGAGCTCCACCATAAGGAGGCGCCGGTTCTTGAAGGGAATGCCGGAAAATTGATGCCGCCGGCGAGTGTGATGACCCGATTGATACTGATTATGGTTTGGAGAAAACTGATCCGAAACCCGAACACGTACTCGAGTCTCATTGGTCTAATATGGTCTCTTGTTTCTTTCAG GTGGCATGTAGCAATGCCAAAAATAATTGAGAAATCGATTTCAATACTCTCGGATGCTGGTCTCGGAATGGCCATGTTTAGTTTAG GTATATTTATGGCTCTTCAACCCAAGATAATTGCCTGTGGGAATTCAGTGGCTACGTTTTCAATGGCGGTGAGGTTTTTAACAGGACCAGCGGTGATGGCGGCTGCTTCGATTATAGTTGGCCTCCGTGGTACCCTCCTCCATGTCGCCATCGTACAG GCTGCATTGCCACAGGGGATTGTACCTTTTGTATTTGCTAAAGAGTACAACGTTCACCCAGCAATTCTCAGTACTGC GGTGATTTTCGGGATGTTGATTGCGTTGCCTATAACTTTGGTGTATTACATTCTTCTTGGGTTGTGA